In the genome of Nymphaea colorata isolate Beijing-Zhang1983 chromosome 9, ASM883128v2, whole genome shotgun sequence, one region contains:
- the LOC116260278 gene encoding protein argonaute 1-like: protein MPRRRKTEAPGSSSGEGSDSQSHRGPQEGRSAAPPVERPIPHQPGSYQGRGWAPQPVYAPRGAPRGPAPPYSGQPSHQPGGAHPQSGGRRRGGGGGGQRGPPQSPGMSGSVGRSTSVNPDLRQAVQQYGTSSSTAQFMQAAGSHGPGSSSAASRLSEELPLREELQQLALSPPEVPSEQAPPPSSSKAMRFPLRPGKGQTGIQCIVKANHFFAELPDKDLHQYDVSITPEVTSRGVNRAVMEQLVKLHRESHLGKRLPAYDGRKSLYTAGPLPFTSKEFVINLIDEEDGMGAPRRERQFKVVIKFAARADLHHLGLFLAGKQADAPQEALQVLDIVLRELPTNRYSPVGRSFYSPDLGRRQPLGEGLESWRGFYQSIRPTQMGLSLNIDMSSTAFIEPLPVIDFVTQLLNRDVLSRPLSDADRVKIKKALRGVKVEVTHRGNMRRKYRISGLTSQPTRELTFPVDDRGTTKSVVQYFQETYGFTIQHTNWPCLQVGNQQRPNYLPMEVCKIVEGQRYSKRLNERQITALLKVTCQRPQDREHDILRTVSHNAYHDDPYAKEFGIKIDAKLASVEARILPAPWLKYHDTGREKNCLPHVGQWNMMNKKMVNGGTVNHWTCINFSRNVQDGVARGFCQELAQMCHISGMTFNPDPILPVYSTRPDQVEKALKSRYQEAANILRGRELDLLIVILPDNNGSLYGDLKRICETDLGLVSQCCLTKHVFKMSKQYLANVALKINVKVGGRNTVLVDALSRRIPLVSDRPTIIFGADVTHPHPGEDSSPSIAAVVASQDWPEITKYAGLVCAQAHRQELIQDLFKVWNDPQRGTVTGGMIKELLISFRRATGQKPQQIIFYRDGVSEGQFYQVLLHELDAIRKACASLEPNYQPPVTFVVVQKRHHTRLFANNHNDTRSTDRSGNILPGTVVDSKICHPTEFDFYLCSHAGIQGTSRPAHYHVLWDENKFTADGLQTLTNNLCYTYARCTRSVSIVPPAYYAHLAAFRARFYMEPETSDSGSLSSGMPGRAGAGAPGGTGSRGSTRVPAGSTVRPLPALKENVKRVMFYC, encoded by the exons ATGCCTAGGCGCCGAAAGACTGAAGCTCCTGGTTCGTCGAGTGGTGAAGGGTCGGACTCTCAATCCCATCGTGGCCCCCAAGAAGGCCGATCTGCAGCACCTCCGGTTGAGCGCCCCATTCCTCATCAGCCAGGATCATATCAAGGAAGGGGTTGGGCTCCACAGCCAGTCTATGCACCTCGTGGGGCACCTCGAGGTCCAGCTCCTCCTTATTCTGGCCAACCATCACACCAACCTGGAGGAGCACATCCGCAGTCTGGTGGCAGACGTCGTGGAGGCGGTGGAGGTGGCCAACGTGGTCCGCCCCAGTCTCCTGGCATGTCTGGTTCTGTCGGCCGGTCGACGTCGGTGAATCCCGATCTGCGCCAAGCTGTCCAACAGTATGGTACCAGCTCTTCGACTGCTCAGTTCATGCAGGCTGCTGGGTCGCATGGACCTGGTTCCTCTTCTGCTGCATCCAGACTGTCTGAAGAACTGCCTTTGCGTGAAGAATTACAGCAGCTTGCACTATCACCACCTGAAGTTCCTTCTGAGCAGGCTCCCCCACCTTCTTCAAGCAAAGCAATGCGATTCCCCCTACGTCCTGGGAAAGGCCAGACTGGAATCCAGTGTATTGTGAAAGCTAATCACTTCTTTGCTGAGCTTCCAGATAAGGACCTTCATCAATACGAT GTCTCAATCACACCAGAAGTTACATCAAGGGGTGTGAACAGGGCTGTAATGGAACAGCTAGTTAAGTTACACAGAGAATCTCATCTGGGGAAGAGGCTGCCAGCATATGATGGTCGGAAGAGTTTGTATACGGCTGGGCCGCTTCCTTTTACATCAAAAGAGTTTGTGATTAATTTGATAGATGAAGAAGATGGGATGGGTGCTCCACG AAGGGAGAGGCAGTTCAAGGTTGTGATCAAGTTTGCTGCACGTGCTGATCTGCATCATCTGGGTCTTTTTTTGGCTGGCAAGCAGGCTGATGCTCCTCAAGAAGCCCTTCAGGTTCTGGACATTGTCCTGCGTGAACTACCAACCAACCG GTATTCTCCTGTTGGGAGGTCATTTTATTCACCTGATTTAGGGCGGAGGCAGCCGCTCGGTGAGGGACTGGAAAGTTGGAGAGGTTTTTATCAGAGCATCAGGCCTACCCAGATGGGCCTTTCTCTTAACATTG ATATGTCCTCAACTGCCTTCATTGAGCCGTTGCCTGTAATTGATTTTGTCACTCAGTTGCTGAACAGGGATGTACTGTCGAGGCCTTTGTCCGATGCTGATCGAGTAAAA ATCAAGAAGGCTCTAAGGGGTGTTAAAGTTGAGGTAACTCATCGAGGCAACATGCGTAGAAAATACCGGATTTCTGGTTTAACTTCACAGCCCACAAGGGAGTTGAC GTTCCCGGTAGATGATAGAGGTACTACGAAGTCTGTTGTCCAGTATTTCCAGGAGACATATGGTTTTACCATCCAACATACAAATTGGCCTTGTCTGCAAGTTGGGAACCAACAGAGACCAAATTATTTACCTATGGAG GTCTGCAAAATTGTGGAGGGTCAGAGATATTCAAAGAGGTTGAATGAGCGGCAAATTACTGCTTTGCTTAAAGTTACTTGCCAAAGGCCACAGGACCGTGAACATGATATTCTCCGA ACTGTGAGCCATAATGCTTACCATGACGATCCTTATGCTAAGGAGTTTGGTATCAAGATCGATGCAAAGCTTGCTTCCGTTGAAGCTCGAATTCTTCCTGCGCCATGG CTCAAATATCACGACACAGGCagggaaaaaaattgtttgccACATGTTGGCCAGTGGAATATGATGAATAAG AAAATGGTCAATGGGGGAACTGTGAACCACTGGACATGCATAAATTTTTCTCGGAATGTGCAAGATGGTGTTGCAAGAGGCTTTTGTCAAGAGCTAGCCCAGATGTGCCACATTTCTGGAATG ACTTTCAATCCAGATCCTATTCTTCCTGTTTACTCAACACGTCCAGATCAAGTAGAGAAGGCTCTGAAGTCACGGTACCAGGAAGCTGCCAATATCCTTCGAGGCAGAGAACTGGACTTACTGATTGTAATTTTGCCTGATAATAATGGTTCCTTATACG GGGATCTCAAGCGGATATGTGAGACAGATCTTGGTTTGGTGTCCCAATGCTGTTTGACAAAGCATGTATTCAAGATGAGTAAGCAGTATCTTGCAAATGTGGCCCTTAAGATTAATGTCAAG GTTGGAGGCCGAAACACTGTTCTGGTCGATGCATTATCAAGGCGCATCCCACTAGTCAGTGATAGACCCACAATAATTTTTGGTGCTGATGTAACTCATCCTCACCCTGGGGAAGATTCAAGCCCCTCTATAGCAGCC GTTGTGGCTTCACAAGATTGGCCGGAGATCACAAAATATGCTGGTCTAGTATGTGCTCAAGCACATCGGCAGGAGCTAATACAGGACCTTTTTAAAGTGTGGAATGATCCTCAACGTGGGACTGTTACTGGGGGAATGATAAA GGAGCTTCTCATTTCTTTCAGAAGGGCAACTGGACAGAAGCCCCAGCAGATCATATTCTATAG GGATGGTGTTAGTGAAGGCCAATTCTATCAGGTGTTATTGCATGAATTGGATGCTATTCGGAAG GCTTGTGCCTCACTTGAGCCAAATTACCAGCCTCCTGTTACATTTGTTGTTGTTCAGAAGCGTCATCATACGAGGCTGTTTGCCAACAATCATAATGATACGAGGTCAACCGACAGAAGTGGAAATATACTACCTG GAACCGTTGTGGACTCAAAGATATGCCATCCCACTGAATTTGACTTTTACCTCTGTAGTCATGCTGGCATCCAG GGTACTAGTCGTCCTGCCCACTACCATGTGCTGTGGGACGAGAACAAATTCACCGCAGATGGACTCCAAACACTCACCAATAATCTCTGTTACAC CTATGCCCGGTGCACTCGCTCTGTTTCAATAG TGCCTCCTGCATACTATGCCCATCTTGCTGCGTTCAGGGCGCGCTTCTACATGGAACCAGAAACATCCGACAGTGGCTCGTTGTCTAGCGGGATGCCAGGGAGGGCAGGTGCAGGGGCCCCTGGTGGCACTGGCTCACGGGGCAGCACTCGTGTACCTGCAGGGTCCACCGTGAGACCTTTGCCTGCCTTGAAGGAGAATGTGAAGAGGGTGATGTTCTATTGCTGA